The Solibacillus sp. FSL W7-1464 genome contains a region encoding:
- a CDS encoding rRNA methyltransferase: MWKIHNGKLIQTTDESRIRYKTRMSAAIINSLKQLAEKYDTHIGYLLENGYSNLIKSGTIVYDKKNRPKDRIEFRTTCDKELLDSLKVFAKDHNLNLNDVIEASVAYINYEDVKHANWRYRVEV; the protein is encoded by the coding sequence ATGTGGAAGATACATAATGGAAAACTGATTCAAACAACAGATGAGTCAAGAATCCGATACAAAACGCGAATGAGCGCGGCAATTATTAATAGTTTAAAGCAGCTTGCCGAAAAATATGACACGCATATCGGTTATTTATTGGAAAATGGATATAGTAATCTAATTAAATCCGGCACAATCGTTTACGATAAAAAAAATCGGCCAAAAGATCGTATCGAATTTCGGACAACATGCGATAAAGAATTACTTGATAGTCTGAAAGTATTTGCAAAAGACCACAACCTGAACTTAAACGACGTCATAGAAGCAAGTGTGGCGTATATCAATTACGAGGATGTAAAGCATGCAAATTGGCGTTACCGTGTGGAAGTTTAA